In one Nostoc sp. KVJ3 genomic region, the following are encoded:
- a CDS encoding SufE family protein: MSSTLDSLPPALAKIVQRFQRASEPKRRYEQLIWYAQKLNEFPEADKLPENKVPGCVSQVYITAALDDGKVVFQGESDSQLTKGLVGLLVEGLQGLTPTEIVQLTPDFIQETGLNVSLTPSRANGFYNIFKTMQKKALECKLDLPN, encoded by the coding sequence ATGTCCTCAACTCTAGATTCTTTGCCACCTGCGCTTGCTAAAATTGTCCAGCGCTTTCAACGCGCTTCCGAACCGAAGCGGCGCTACGAACAGCTAATCTGGTATGCTCAGAAGCTCAATGAGTTCCCAGAAGCTGATAAATTACCCGAAAATAAAGTTCCTGGTTGCGTGTCTCAAGTTTATATCACCGCAGCCTTGGATGATGGTAAAGTTGTGTTTCAGGGTGAGTCTGATTCCCAGTTAACCAAAGGTTTAGTAGGGCTTCTAGTTGAAGGATTGCAGGGATTAACGCCAACTGAGATTGTCCAACTTACCCCAGATTTTATTCAAGAAACAGGTTTAAACGTTAGCCTGACACCTTCCCGTGCTAATGGGTTTTACAACATTTTTAAAACCATGCAAAAAAAAGCGTTGGAATGTAAGTTAGATTTGCCTAACTAA
- a CDS encoding RNA recognition motif domain-containing protein, whose amino-acid sequence MSVRLYIGNLPKEEIDRQDLQAVFAAEGEAVTTKLIKDRKTGKCRGFGFLTVNNDEQADEIIEKYNGQMFKDTAIKLEKALPRTKGEEGDEQAPKPVSLAASSTPIPSPNREGSRREKSSKKPRRGGGGGGSRESSTTTTDSDAIRPDPRWASELEKLKQMLAAQTTN is encoded by the coding sequence ATGTCCGTTCGCCTATATATAGGTAATTTGCCTAAAGAAGAAATAGATCGTCAAGATCTGCAAGCAGTTTTTGCAGCAGAAGGTGAAGCTGTAACGACTAAATTAATTAAAGACCGCAAAACTGGCAAATGCCGTGGTTTCGGTTTTCTTACCGTCAACAATGACGAACAAGCTGACGAAATCATTGAAAAGTATAATGGTCAGATGTTTAAAGACACTGCCATTAAACTAGAGAAGGCATTACCCCGGACAAAGGGTGAAGAGGGCGACGAACAAGCTCCTAAACCAGTTAGTCTTGCGGCTAGTAGTACCCCTATTCCTAGCCCCAACAGAGAAGGTAGCCGTCGGGAGAAAAGCTCTAAGAAGCCTCGTCGTGGCGGTGGTGGCGGTGGTTCTCGTGAAAGCAGCACCACAACTACCGATTCAGACGCTATTCGTCCAGATCCTCGTTGGGCTTCGGAATTAGAAAAGCTGAAGCAGATGCTAGCTGCACAAACTACGAATTAG
- a CDS encoding WD40 repeat domain-containing protein, with product MNSITKSKEFEQYYSGTLSDYVTAIAWSPQGKTLAATSADGEVVLWNDSELTMLQTGNGKSVDCLAFSPDGKFLAVGGQDGQVKIWRDTELIATLENAPAWVDKLAWNYTSNQLAFSLGRYVQVWDADTREIVVTLNFDNSSVLGIDWRIDGQYLAISGYKGVKIWHSQNWDEEPYSLDMTTVSLAMAWSPDGKFLASGNMDRSVTVLEWNNPDPWVMRGFPGKIRQLAWSEATNKVGVPILASSSVEGIVVWEKLEDDTLGWEARVLTNHVGVINAIAFAPKSFLLASAAADGWLCLWNQAKEVSQIITGVSGGFSTLAWHPQGKLLAGGGEQGELVIWSKVLRGQGFGRSENNL from the coding sequence ATGAACTCCATAACCAAATCTAAAGAATTTGAACAATACTATTCGGGGACACTTTCAGATTATGTAACTGCGATCGCTTGGTCGCCACAAGGTAAAACTTTAGCAGCAACTTCTGCCGATGGTGAAGTAGTTTTGTGGAATGATAGCGAACTTACAATGCTACAAACTGGTAACGGTAAATCAGTAGACTGTCTGGCATTTTCCCCAGATGGAAAATTTTTAGCCGTTGGCGGACAAGATGGACAAGTAAAAATTTGGCGCGATACTGAATTAATTGCCACGCTGGAAAATGCCCCCGCATGGGTTGACAAGCTAGCTTGGAATTACACCAGTAATCAACTGGCTTTTAGTTTAGGGCGTTACGTCCAAGTCTGGGATGCAGATACTCGTGAAATTGTCGTGACGCTGAATTTCGACAACTCTTCAGTATTAGGTATAGATTGGCGCATTGACGGACAATATTTAGCCATTAGTGGTTATAAGGGAGTCAAGATTTGGCACAGTCAAAACTGGGATGAAGAACCATACAGCCTAGATATGACTACTGTCAGTTTAGCTATGGCTTGGTCGCCCGATGGCAAATTCCTGGCTTCTGGCAACATGGATCGTAGTGTCACCGTTTTGGAATGGAATAACCCCGATCCTTGGGTAATGCGTGGCTTCCCTGGTAAAATTCGCCAATTGGCATGGTCAGAGGCTACCAACAAAGTAGGCGTGCCAATACTGGCATCTTCTAGCGTTGAAGGGATTGTGGTGTGGGAGAAACTAGAGGATGATACTTTAGGTTGGGAAGCACGAGTATTAACAAATCATGTTGGTGTGATTAATGCGATCGCCTTTGCACCCAAAAGCTTCCTGCTTGCTTCTGCGGCTGCTGACGGCTGGTTGTGTTTGTGGAACCAAGCTAAGGAAGTATCCCAAATTATCACAGGTGTCTCAGGAGGTTTTTCGACCTTAGCTTGGCATCCCCAAGGGAAGTTACTAGCCGGAGGCGGTGAGCAAGGCGAATTAGTTATTTGGTCAAAAGTTTTGCGGGGTCAAGGATTTGGGCGCAGTGAAAATAATTTGTAA
- a CDS encoding CobW family GTP-binding protein, producing the protein MVADVINNSVPVTVLTGYLGAGKTTLLNHILTYEHGKKVAVIVNEFGEVGIDNQLIIDADEEIFEMNNGCICCTVRGDLIRIIGNLMKRRDKFDHLVIETTGLADPAPVIQTFFVDEDLQSQLSLDAVVTVVDAKHIWQHWDADEAQEQIAFADVILLNKTDLVAPEELDELEKRIRAMNAIAKIYRTQNSELGMDALLGVKAFDLDRALEIDPDFLGEDAHVHDETVFSVALVEAGAVDGEKLNTWLSELLRTQGPDIFRMKGILNIAGEENRFVFQGVHMIFDGKPDRPWKPNETPKNELVFIGRNLDAAQLKEDFLACLA; encoded by the coding sequence ATGGTGGCTGACGTAATCAACAATTCAGTTCCCGTTACTGTTCTTACAGGCTACTTGGGAGCAGGTAAAACGACTCTACTCAATCACATCCTCACCTACGAACACGGCAAAAAAGTTGCTGTGATTGTTAATGAATTTGGGGAAGTGGGTATTGATAATCAATTGATTATCGATGCAGATGAAGAAATATTTGAAATGAATAATGGCTGTATCTGTTGTACAGTGCGTGGCGATTTAATTCGCATCATTGGTAATTTGATGAAGCGGCGTGATAAATTTGACCATTTAGTAATTGAAACAACGGGATTAGCCGATCCAGCACCAGTAATTCAGACATTTTTTGTGGATGAAGATTTGCAAAGCCAATTGTCCCTAGATGCGGTGGTGACAGTGGTAGATGCCAAACATATTTGGCAGCACTGGGATGCAGACGAAGCCCAAGAACAGATTGCTTTTGCCGATGTAATTTTACTTAATAAAACAGACTTGGTAGCGCCAGAAGAGTTAGATGAATTAGAAAAACGGATTCGGGCGATGAATGCGATCGCAAAAATTTACCGCACCCAAAATTCTGAACTAGGGATGGATGCTTTATTAGGTGTAAAAGCCTTTGATTTGGATCGTGCATTAGAAATTGATCCAGATTTCTTAGGCGAAGATGCCCACGTACACGATGAAACCGTCTTTTCTGTAGCTTTAGTGGAAGCGGGTGCAGTCGATGGAGAAAAATTAAACACTTGGCTTTCGGAGTTGCTGCGTACCCAAGGCCCAGATATCTTTCGGATGAAAGGCATTTTAAATATTGCTGGAGAAGAGAATCGATTTGTATTTCAAGGGGTACACATGATCTTTGATGGCAAACCCGATCGCCCCTGGAAACCAAACGAAACCCCCAAAAACGAATTAGTCTTCATCGGTCGCAACCTTGATGCAGCCCAACTCAAGGAAGATTTTCTCGCTTGTTTAGCTTAA
- the dnaG gene encoding DNA primase produces the protein MQIPRLHPDTIEEVKLRADIVDVISEYVVLRKRGKDFVGLCPFHDEKSPSFTVSQTKQMYYCFGCQAAGNAIKFVMELGKRSFIDVVLDLARRYQVPVQTLEPEQRQELQRQLSLREQLYEVLATSAQFYQHALRQSQGQKAFQYLQSNRQLKEETIQQFGLGYAPAGWETLYRYLVEDKHLPAQILEKAGLIKPRKEGGGYYDVFRDRLMIPIRDVQGRVIAFGGRTLTDEQPKYLNSPETELFSKGKTLFALDRAKGGISQLDQAVVVEGYFDAIALHAAGINNAVASLGTALSLEQVRLILRYTESKQLILNFDADKAGTNAAERAIGEIAELAYKGEVQLKILNLPDGKDADEYLHSHTPEDYRELLKNAPLWLDWQIQQIIQDRDLKQATDFQQVTQQLVKLLKNIANSDTRNYYVSYCAEILSLGDTRLIPLRVENLLTQIAPQPYIPGSSIKGFLRKQQNSGVHKSNETSVQSERSLLEHAEALLLRIYLHCPEQRQAIIAELEERDLQFSLSHHRFLWQQILEISFDDGETRNVASQPDLISRLQDQFLEFSSEMGLISHLFHVNEKNQKEILRTPQVVQAAIACMDLVMLEKRYRHFLELWQQTDPEAEPERYQSYYQAFYAEKIKLQKIDRQRLFSITELL, from the coding sequence ATGCAAATCCCCCGCTTGCACCCAGATACAATTGAGGAAGTTAAACTACGGGCTGATATTGTAGATGTCATCTCGGAATACGTAGTTTTACGCAAACGTGGAAAGGATTTTGTCGGTTTGTGTCCCTTCCATGATGAAAAATCTCCTAGCTTCACCGTCAGTCAGACCAAGCAAATGTACTATTGCTTCGGCTGTCAAGCTGCGGGAAATGCGATTAAGTTTGTCATGGAGTTGGGAAAGCGTTCTTTTATTGATGTGGTGTTGGATTTAGCACGGCGTTACCAAGTACCTGTGCAAACCCTAGAACCCGAACAACGCCAAGAATTACAGCGTCAGCTATCTTTGCGTGAACAATTATATGAAGTTTTGGCAACGTCCGCCCAATTTTATCAACACGCCCTAAGACAATCCCAAGGGCAAAAGGCATTTCAATATTTGCAATCTAACCGCCAACTCAAAGAAGAAACCATACAGCAGTTTGGTTTAGGTTATGCCCCCGCAGGTTGGGAAACTCTTTATCGTTATCTTGTAGAAGATAAACATTTACCTGCGCAGATACTAGAAAAAGCGGGATTGATTAAGCCGAGGAAGGAAGGAGGCGGTTATTATGATGTATTTCGCGATCGCTTAATGATTCCCATCCGCGATGTCCAAGGGCGTGTCATTGCCTTTGGTGGGAGAACGCTGACGGATGAACAGCCTAAATATCTGAACTCACCAGAAACAGAACTTTTTAGTAAAGGTAAAACATTATTTGCCCTCGATCGAGCCAAGGGTGGAATTTCCCAACTCGATCAAGCAGTGGTGGTAGAGGGATATTTTGATGCGATCGCTCTCCACGCTGCTGGGATTAATAACGCCGTCGCCTCTCTCGGTACAGCCTTAAGTTTAGAACAAGTCCGATTAATATTACGCTACACCGAATCGAAGCAATTAATCCTCAACTTTGATGCCGATAAAGCCGGAACCAATGCCGCCGAACGTGCGATCGGTGAAATTGCCGAACTAGCATATAAAGGCGAAGTTCAGCTAAAAATTCTCAATTTACCCGATGGTAAAGATGCTGATGAATATTTACATAGTCACACTCCCGAAGATTATAGAGAACTGCTAAAAAATGCGCCACTTTGGTTAGATTGGCAGATTCAGCAAATTATTCAAGACCGAGATTTAAAACAGGCTACTGATTTTCAGCAAGTAACTCAGCAATTAGTCAAATTACTTAAAAATATCGCTAACAGCGATACACGAAATTATTACGTTTCCTACTGTGCAGAGATACTCAGCTTGGGAGATACCAGACTTATACCCCTACGAGTCGAAAATCTGCTAACTCAAATTGCTCCACAACCTTATATTCCAGGTTCGTCGATAAAAGGTTTCTTACGCAAGCAGCAAAACTCTGGAGTCCACAAGTCAAATGAAACATCTGTACAAAGCGAACGCAGTCTTTTAGAACACGCAGAGGCATTATTACTAAGGATTTACTTACATTGTCCTGAACAGCGTCAAGCGATTATTGCCGAACTAGAGGAGCGAGATTTGCAATTTAGCCTTTCTCACCACCGATTTTTATGGCAACAAATTTTAGAAATATCATTCGATGATGGAGAAACAAGAAATGTTGCGTCTCAACCAGATTTAATTTCTCGCTTGCAAGACCAGTTTTTAGAATTTAGCAGCGAAATGGGGTTAATTTCCCATTTATTCCATGTAAATGAAAAAAACCAGAAAGAAATACTTCGGACTCCGCAAGTAGTTCAAGCTGCGATCGCTTGCATGGATTTAGTCATGCTTGAAAAACGCTATCGTCACTTTTTGGAACTATGGCAACAAACCGATCCAGAAGCTGAACCAGAGCGCTATCAATCTTATTATCAAGCTTTCTACGCTGAAAAAATCAAGCTTCAGAAAATAGACCGACAACGATTATTTTCCATCACAGAGTTGTTGTAG
- a CDS encoding alpha/beta fold hydrolase yields MSTNVLSTSAPVGFGGVVQEYLWNWENQQLRVVYETLGKGSPLLLLPSFSSVSTRSEVGELAKLLAPNFQVVALDWPGFGESSRPSLNYRPEIYQHFLEDFVKAIFNTPITVVAAGHAASYVLQLAVKQTAFSKILLLAPTWRGPLPTMGASQQIAGIVRELVRSPILGQALYKLNTTQSFLSFMYRRHVFTDAAKITPSFIEKKWHTTQQPGARFASAAFVTGNLDAVREQSDFLELVQSLTVPLMVVIGESSPPKSREEMNALVALPGMKSVVIPGSLGLHEEYPEVVLEAVQDFLLFS; encoded by the coding sequence ATGTCAACAAATGTATTATCTACCTCTGCTCCTGTTGGCTTTGGTGGAGTGGTTCAAGAATATCTCTGGAATTGGGAAAATCAGCAATTGCGCGTTGTTTATGAAACCCTGGGTAAAGGTTCACCGCTATTGCTACTACCATCTTTCAGCAGTGTTTCGACACGTTCAGAAGTAGGCGAACTTGCCAAGTTACTAGCTCCCAATTTTCAAGTTGTAGCCTTAGACTGGCCTGGATTTGGTGAATCTTCTCGCCCTAGTTTGAATTACCGACCAGAAATATATCAGCACTTTCTGGAAGATTTTGTCAAAGCTATTTTTAATACTCCCATCACTGTAGTTGCGGCTGGCCATGCTGCTAGTTACGTTTTACAATTAGCTGTCAAGCAGACTGCTTTCTCAAAGATTTTATTATTAGCTCCTACTTGGCGTGGCCCTTTACCAACAATGGGGGCAAGTCAGCAAATAGCTGGCATTGTGCGAGAATTGGTGCGATCGCCTATACTGGGTCAAGCTCTCTACAAACTCAATACTACGCAATCTTTCTTAAGTTTTATGTACCGTCGTCATGTCTTTACTGACGCGGCTAAAATTACACCCAGTTTCATCGAGAAGAAGTGGCACACGACTCAACAACCAGGAGCGCGATTTGCATCTGCTGCCTTTGTAACTGGTAATCTTGATGCTGTACGCGAACAGTCAGATTTTCTGGAACTTGTGCAGTCTTTAACCGTACCGCTCATGGTAGTAATTGGGGAATCCAGCCCTCCCAAATCACGAGAAGAAATGAACGCTTTAGTCGCCTTACCAGGAATGAAAAGCGTTGTTATTCCTGGTTCTTTGGGACTGCATGAAGAATACCCAGAAGTGGTTTTAGAAGCAGTTCAAGATTTTCTGTTATTTTCATAA
- a CDS encoding N-acetylmuramoyl-L-alanine amidase produces MGRIFISAAHGGKEAGGIDPGAIAGGTTEAKEMILLRDLIVTELRARNLEILAVPDDLSAAQTITWINSRGGRGDVALEIQSDAANSPSVRGASVFYISNNSDRKSNAEQLLIGLLRRVPQLPNRGVKPDTDSGLGSLAFCRQTTLPALAMQVGFITNPEDRALLQTRRRDFALGIADGLVTWSRLIDPTPGTPAEANYQPINININGQNYSEQGVLVNGNAYIPIDLVDILRIDLSKAANVNRITYRKVVYVKAIELRDFHIAVTWDAGTRTVSLRSNLMVCSGQINRVMSNGNTSEVQLQLFLRNNNQNALASFPDIPKLYREEAGIEGVNYDIAFCQMCVETGFLRFGGDIKPEQNNFAGLGAIGGASEVASFPSARIGVRAHIQHLKAYASLEPLVQEVVDPRFRFVTRGIAPLIDQLSGRWSADLDYGTKISAMLKRLYESAGLL; encoded by the coding sequence ATGGGACGTATTTTTATATCCGCGGCTCATGGAGGGAAAGAAGCTGGAGGGATCGATCCAGGTGCGATCGCGGGTGGTACAACTGAAGCTAAAGAAATGATTCTGCTGCGGGATTTGATTGTTACAGAACTGAGGGCGCGGAATTTGGAAATTTTGGCGGTTCCTGATGACTTGAGTGCCGCCCAAACTATCACTTGGATCAATTCTCGCGGCGGTAGGGGTGATGTTGCCCTAGAGATTCAATCTGATGCGGCTAACAGCCCTTCTGTGCGTGGGGCTAGCGTCTTTTATATTTCTAATAATAGCGATCGCAAAAGCAATGCCGAACAGCTACTAATAGGATTGTTGCGCCGCGTGCCTCAATTACCAAATCGCGGAGTCAAGCCAGATACAGATAGTGGATTGGGTAGTTTAGCATTCTGTCGCCAGACAACGCTTCCAGCATTGGCGATGCAAGTGGGGTTTATCACCAATCCAGAAGATCGGGCTTTGCTACAAACTCGTCGCCGTGATTTTGCTTTGGGAATTGCCGATGGATTAGTAACTTGGAGTCGCTTGATTGACCCCACTCCCGGAACTCCAGCAGAAGCAAATTATCAACCAATAAATATTAATATTAATGGACAAAATTATTCAGAGCAAGGAGTGTTAGTCAATGGCAATGCTTACATTCCCATTGATTTAGTAGACATTCTGCGGATTGACCTTTCTAAAGCGGCTAATGTTAATCGAATTACCTATCGGAAAGTAGTTTATGTAAAAGCCATCGAACTGCGAGATTTTCATATTGCAGTCACTTGGGATGCTGGAACTCGGACTGTCAGCTTGCGATCGAATTTAATGGTTTGCTCTGGTCAAATTAACCGGGTAATGTCGAACGGAAATACTTCAGAAGTCCAGTTACAATTATTCCTGAGAAACAATAATCAAAATGCTTTGGCAAGTTTTCCTGACATTCCAAAACTTTATCGAGAAGAAGCAGGTATAGAAGGAGTGAACTATGATATCGCCTTTTGTCAAATGTGTGTAGAAACAGGATTTTTACGGTTTGGTGGTGATATTAAACCTGAGCAAAATAACTTTGCTGGCTTAGGTGCGATCGGTGGTGCTTCAGAGGTTGCATCTTTTCCCAGTGCCAGAATTGGAGTCAGGGCACACATCCAACATTTAAAAGCTTACGCTAGTTTAGAACCCTTGGTACAGGAAGTAGTAGACCCAAGATTTCGCTTTGTTACACGCGGAATTGCGCCATTAATCGATCAGCTATCAGGGCGGTGGTCAGCAGATTTAGATTATGGTACAAAAATTTCTGCAATGCTGAAACGATTGTATGAGTCCGCAGGACTTCTTTAA
- a CDS encoding TIR domain-containing protein: MTFSSDRLQKILFLAANPQDTTRLRLGEELRDIGEGLQRSQKRDQFQLEQRLAVRPRDIQRAMLDVSPQIVHFSGHGTGEQGLVFEDEIGNTKLVDGEALARLFALFADQIRCVVLNGCYSEVQAKAIANHVDCVIGMNQAIGDRAAIEFAVGFYDAIGAGRPIEFAYKLGCAAIGMAGIAEHLTPVLLKKTTSFDATVQPISDTVVQPPVEQLQNVPIDVFISYSHKDDNLVEEFIIHLANLKRQGKITAWYDRAIEAGEEWETQIKRQLESARIVLLLISPPFMASDYCYDIEMQGAIARHNQGTARVIPIILRPCDWKDSPFSKLKVLPKDGEPITQWSDRDAAFLNVVEGIRKAVNSL; this comes from the coding sequence ATGACTTTTTCTAGCGATCGTCTGCAAAAAATCTTATTTCTGGCTGCCAATCCTCAAGACACCACTCGTCTACGGCTTGGTGAAGAGTTGCGAGACATTGGAGAAGGACTGCAACGTTCTCAAAAGCGCGACCAATTTCAATTAGAGCAACGGTTGGCGGTTCGTCCTCGTGATATTCAACGGGCGATGCTGGATGTCAGTCCGCAGATTGTCCATTTTTCAGGACATGGGACAGGGGAACAAGGACTAGTCTTTGAAGATGAAATTGGTAATACAAAGCTTGTGGATGGGGAAGCACTGGCAAGGCTGTTTGCCCTGTTTGCTGACCAAATTCGCTGTGTTGTGCTAAACGGTTGTTATTCAGAAGTGCAAGCCAAAGCGATCGCTAATCACGTTGATTGTGTAATTGGCATGAACCAAGCAATTGGAGATCGAGCAGCTATCGAGTTTGCCGTAGGGTTTTATGATGCCATCGGTGCAGGTCGTCCGATTGAGTTTGCTTACAAGCTAGGGTGTGCAGCAATTGGGATGGCAGGTATTGCAGAACATTTGACCCCAGTGCTGCTAAAAAAAACCACATCTTTTGATGCTACTGTTCAACCTATCTCCGATACTGTTGTTCAACCTCCAGTTGAGCAATTACAGAATGTGCCAATCGATGTATTTATCTCCTACTCCCATAAAGATGACAACTTGGTGGAAGAATTTATCATTCATCTTGCTAACCTCAAGCGGCAGGGTAAGATTACTGCCTGGTACGATCGCGCCATCGAAGCGGGAGAAGAATGGGAAACTCAAATTAAGAGGCAACTGGAATCGGCTCGGATCGTTTTGCTGCTGATCAGTCCTCCATTCATGGCATCGGATTATTGCTATGACATAGAAATGCAGGGAGCGATCGCCCGACACAATCAAGGCACAGCAAGGGTAATTCCAATTATTCTCAGACCTTGTGATTGGAAAGATTCACCATTTAGTAAACTCAAGGTTCTACCAAAAGATGGCGAACCTATAACTCAATGGAGCGATCGCGATGCCGCATTTCTAAATGTGGTAGAAGGGATTCGCAAAGCGGTTAATTCCCTGTAA
- a CDS encoding M48 family metalloprotease — protein MPSHAKSSLEAGLVALKQGNYQTAIAQLEPIASSQSNGTASLQAQVGLVMAYARTGEVPKAIAISQNLIESNNPQVQEWATRALEHLTKRKKLDRESKNVETGSVAFENSTPDSPPGSTPDSPPVTPSVTHTLEEKPEDEVIESKSNDPPAMVPLAKLKATVATPLPPPATPLNGFMGSVTRTQAKLFGVIYWRQAQRARAWQPLRKPKLIPLRLLTAGTFVALFLVIREMLKLAMGLINQTLVKLPYLEPLQLLYGDPTRLLLIVLVILIALSPWLLDLLLANLYGQREFSKDVLNAHSREAVRVLQRCCQQRHWPLPKLRILPMAAPIILTYGSLPRNARIVVSQGLLEQLADDEIATIYATQLGHIAHWDFAVMSLLLLLTLPIYQLYQQVSGLADKISGKIWRSPVTILASLVYGIWCLLTGTALWLSRLRLYYSDRVASEITGNPNALIRALLKIAIGIAADIQKEEETSWQLESLNLLTPVSHQQSLALGTIASNLSFESFLKWDTANPYRWWFTINNSHPLMGDRIERLCQIARHWHLDTELHFANEPSKVKRQSFLLQIAPWLGIPLGVLFAAFVWLTWQLAFVLKFLNLKWIYEDWSFITGCLLIGFSIGTVMRINSFFPDIKPATVQTDDYLPNLLADPSALPIDSVSVRLVGKLLGRQGTSNSLAQDLILQSSAGLVKLHHISWLGQSVNHQDLIGRQIIVTGWFRRGATPWIDIQTLETQSGKTIHSPHPIWSIFLAVAAQAWGAYVFLTG, from the coding sequence ATGCCTTCACATGCCAAATCGTCTTTGGAGGCTGGTTTAGTTGCCCTCAAGCAGGGAAATTACCAAACAGCGATCGCCCAACTAGAACCTATTGCTAGTAGCCAAAGCAATGGTACTGCTAGCTTACAAGCCCAGGTTGGTTTAGTGATGGCTTATGCTCGCACTGGCGAAGTTCCCAAAGCGATCGCTATTTCCCAAAATCTCATTGAGAGTAACAATCCCCAAGTTCAAGAGTGGGCAACACGCGCTCTCGAACACCTAACAAAACGTAAGAAACTCGATCGCGAATCAAAAAATGTCGAAACTGGATCTGTTGCTTTTGAGAATTCAACCCCAGATTCTCCCCCAGGTTCAACTCCAGATTCTCCCCCAGTTACCCCTTCGGTAACTCATACATTAGAGGAAAAGCCAGAAGATGAAGTAATAGAAAGCAAAAGCAATGACCCCCCGGCAATGGTGCCACTAGCTAAACTCAAAGCTACAGTGGCGACACCACTACCACCACCTGCTACACCCCTAAATGGCTTCATGGGTTCTGTAACCCGCACCCAAGCTAAGTTATTTGGTGTTATTTATTGGCGGCAAGCACAACGCGCCAGAGCATGGCAACCTCTACGTAAACCAAAATTAATTCCGTTACGGCTGCTGACAGCAGGAACGTTCGTCGCCCTGTTTTTGGTGATCCGAGAAATGCTCAAGTTGGCAATGGGGTTAATCAACCAGACGCTAGTTAAACTGCCTTATTTAGAGCCGTTGCAGCTTTTATACGGCGACCCTACTAGATTGTTATTAATCGTATTGGTGATTTTAATCGCACTATCACCTTGGTTGCTGGATCTGCTACTGGCTAACTTGTATGGTCAGCGAGAATTTTCTAAAGATGTGTTGAATGCCCATAGCCGCGAAGCTGTGCGGGTGCTACAACGTTGTTGCCAACAGCGTCATTGGCCGCTACCCAAACTGCGGATTTTACCAATGGCTGCACCAATTATCCTGACATACGGTAGCTTACCACGTAATGCCAGAATTGTTGTGAGTCAAGGGCTATTAGAGCAACTGGCAGATGATGAAATTGCCACTATTTACGCCACGCAGCTAGGGCATATTGCTCACTGGGATTTTGCTGTAATGTCTTTGTTGCTGCTGCTGACACTACCAATTTATCAGCTATATCAGCAAGTGTCGGGGTTGGCAGACAAAATATCAGGAAAAATTTGGCGATCGCCAGTGACAATTCTCGCGAGTCTCGTTTATGGAATTTGGTGTTTGCTGACTGGCACTGCATTGTGGTTGTCCCGGTTGCGACTTTATTATAGCGATCGCGTCGCATCTGAAATTACTGGTAATCCCAATGCCCTGATTCGCGCTTTACTCAAAATTGCTATTGGCATTGCAGCTGATATCCAAAAAGAGGAAGAAACCAGTTGGCAACTAGAAAGCTTAAATCTCTTGACACCAGTCAGCCATCAACAAAGCCTTGCTTTGGGCACTATTGCCAGCAATTTATCTTTTGAATCATTTTTGAAGTGGGATACTGCCAATCCCTATCGATGGTGGTTTACGATTAATAATAGTCATCCCTTGATGGGCGATCGCATCGAACGCCTCTGTCAAATAGCCCGTCACTGGCATTTAGACACCGAACTACATTTTGCTAATGAACCATCAAAAGTTAAGCGTCAGTCTTTTCTGTTACAAATCGCTCCCTGGTTAGGAATTCCTCTAGGGGTTTTGTTTGCAGCTTTTGTCTGGCTAACCTGGCAACTAGCATTCGTACTCAAGTTTTTAAATCTAAAGTGGATATATGAAGATTGGTCTTTCATTACAGGCTGCCTTCTAATTGGCTTTAGCATCGGTACAGTGATGCGGATTAATTCTTTCTTCCCCGATATTAAACCCGCCACCGTGCAAACTGACGACTACCTACCCAACCTGTTAGCTGACCCTTCTGCCTTACCCATTGATAGCGTCAGCGTACGTCTGGTGGGCAAACTATTAGGTCGTCAAGGCACTAGCAACTCCCTAGCGCAAGATTTAATCCTCCAATCCAGCGCGGGTTTAGTAAAATTACACCACATTTCTTGGTTAGGACAATCAGTTAATCACCAAGATTTGATCGGTCGGCAAATTATCGTCACAGGTTGGTTCCGGCGAGGAGCAACACCTTGGATCGATATCCAAACTCTGGAAACTCAAAGTGGTAAGACCATTCATAGCCCTCATCCTATTTGGTCTATTTTTTTGGCAGTTGCAGCACAGGCTTGGGGCGCATACGTTTTTCTTACTGGTTAA